A DNA window from Vigna angularis cultivar LongXiaoDou No.4 chromosome 1, ASM1680809v1, whole genome shotgun sequence contains the following coding sequences:
- the LOC108321472 gene encoding DEAD-box ATP-dependent RNA helicase 22, translated as MNVTRSALVVLHLQNPPIRYQFFSHFLKPTFPSVFKPRPFSLITPRQTHATPFVNAVASASSSQASNGRDTFFAEENVSWTSLGLSDTISRALSDIGLNRPSLVQASSVPSVMSGKDVVIAAETGSGKTYSYLVPLIDKLRDAQEHSLHAMSDQEVTPTQKVLLILCPNVQLCEQVVKMASSLRRDDGEAIVSVAAICGRQGWPIREPDVIVTTPAALLNYVDLDRTRRMQFMRGVKYVVFDEADMLLCGSFQNKVIRLINLLRFDEKVLSRSKKSVAEFSAKDESSLSSEAAFEGEEELQTEATLEEDDTDKEDDIVDINNEDTSVKQRDWRRVRKTYERSKQYVFVAATLPVNGKKTAGGILKHMFPDAEWICGNYLHCHNPRLEQKWIEVTVDTQVDELIKAVNHSFRSEDLVNAGGIHRTMVFANTVDAVEAVAKILLRSGIECSRYHKNCTLEERAQTLVDFHDKGGVLVCTDAAARGVDIPNVLHVIQADFATSAVDFLHRVGRTARAGQIGLVTSMYTESNRELVDAVRWAEKRGQPVETAFSRKRSFRNKLKKRGTNKVTDSTTNKERALA; from the exons ATGAATGTCACTCGTTCTGCTTTGGTGGTGCTTCATCTCCAAAACCCACCAATTCGCTACCAGTTCTTCTCCCACTTCCTCAAACCAACCTTCCCTTCTGTATTCAAACCTCGTCCCTTCTCTCTAATCACTCCACGCCAAACACATGCTACACCCTTTGTTAATGCTGTTGCATCAGCTTCATCATCACAAGCTTCCAATGGCAGAGACACTTTCTTTGCAGAAGAAAACGTTTCCTGGACTTCACTTGGTCTCTCTGATACCATTTCTAGAGCACTCTCTGATATTGGCCTCAACAGACCCTCTCTCGTTCAG GCTTCTTCAGTACCGTCTGTGATGTCAGGGAAGGATGTTGTTATTGCCGCGGAGACTGGGAGTGGTAAGACATACAGTTACCTAGTTCCTCTTATTGATAAGCTAAGGGATGCCCAGGAACATTCTCTACATGCTATGTCTGATCAGGAAGTGACCCCGACACAGAAAGTTCTGCTCATCCTTTGTCCGAATGTGCAACTTTGTGAGCAGGTAGTTAAGATGGCCAGCAGTCTACGTAGGGATGATGGTGAGGCCATAGTCAGTGTGGCTGCCATTTGTGGTAGGCAG GGATGGCCAATTCGGGAACCTGATGTCATTGTGACAACACCTGCTGCCCTTCTGAATTATGTTGACCTTGATAGAACCCGCCGTATGCAATTTATGCGTGGTGTTAAATATGTG GTGTTTGATGAAGCTGATATGCTTCTATGTGGGAGCTTCCAGAATAAAGTAATCCGTTTGATAAATTTGCTCCGCTTTGATGAAAAGGTCTTGTCTCGATCAAAAAAATCAGTAGCAGAGTTTTCAGCGAAAGATGAATCTTCCTTGTCATCAGAAGCTGCTTTTGAAGGTGAAGAGGAACTTCAAACTGAAGCCACCTTAGAAGAGGATGACACTGATAAAGAAGATGATATTGTTGATATTAATAATGAAGACACATCTGTTAAACAAAGAGACTGGAGGAGAGTGAGAAAAACTTATGAACGTAGTAAACAGTATGTTTTTGTTGCTGCAACACTTCCAGTGAATGGAAAGAAGACAGCTGGAGGGATATTGAAACATATGTTTCCTGATGCTGAGTGGATTTGTGGAAACTATCTTCATTGCCACAATCCGAG atTGGAGCAAAAATGGATAGAAGTTACCGTTGATACTCAAGTGGATGAACTCATAAAGGCTGTGAATCACAGTTTCAGATCTGAAGATTTGGTTAATGCTGGTGGCATTCACAGAACAATGGTGTTTGCAAATACTGTTGATGCTGTTGAAGCTGTGGCAAAGATATTACTCCGATCTGGAATTGAATGTTCACGCTATCATAAGAATTGCACATTGGAGGAGCGAGCACAGACCTTAGTTGATTTTCATGATAAAGGTGGTGTTCTTGTATGTACTGATGCTGCTGCTCGAGGTGTTGATATTCCAAATGTTTTACATGTTATTCAG GCAGATTTTGCTACTTCTGCTGTAGACTTTTTGCATAGGGTTGGTCGTACAGCTAGAGCTGGTCAAATTGGACTTGTTACTAGCATGTACACCGAATCCAACAGGGAACTTGTCGATGCAGTTCGTTGGGCAGAGAAACGTGGTCAACCTGtg GAAACTGCATTTAGCAGGAAAAGAAGCTTCCGCAACAAGCTCAAGAAGAGGG GTACTAACAAAGTCACAGATTCAACAACTAATAAAGAGAGGGCACTGGCATGA
- the LOC108321433 gene encoding gibberellin-regulated protein 2: MQDKASKMENKRKTLLLLLLLMATPFFYMPNVTEAASDVNFEGHLTHSELVKGPIRKFLSFVDCGERCRVRCSLHSRPKICGRACGTCCSRCNCVPPGTYGNREVCGKCYTDMITHGNKPKCP, translated from the exons ATGCAAGATAAAGCTTCCAAAATGGAGAACAAAAGGAAGACTTTactgttgctgctgctgctcaTGGCAACACCATTCTTCTACATGCCAAAT GTGACGGAAGCTGCTTCTGATGTCAACTTTGAAGGCCATCTCACCCATTCTGAG CTCGTGAAAGGACCCATCAGAAAGTTTTTGTCATTTGTGG ATTGTGGAGAGAGGTGCAGAGTGAGATGCAGTTTGCATTCGAGGCCAAAGATCTGCGGAAGAGCTTGCGGGACATGCTGTTCAAGGTGCAACTGTGTTCCTCCAGGCACTTATGGGAACAGAGAGGTGTGTGGGAAGTGTTACACAGACATGATCACTCATGGAAACAAACCTAAGTGTCCCTAG